TTTACAGCGCCTAAGATCATTTGGCTCCGCGATCAAGAGCCGGAGCATTATGAGCGTGTTCGCCACGTGCTGCTGCCGAAGGATTATGTCAGGCTGCGCCTGACAGGAGAATTCGGCATGGACATGGCGGACGCAAGCGGCACGCTGCTCTTGGACGTAGCCGGCCGCAAATGGTCGGAGACGGTCGTTGATCGACTCGGCATCCCCATGGCATGGCTGCCGCCGCTCTTTGAGTCCGGCGACGTAGCGGGCAAGTTGCTGCCTGAAGCAGCAGCCTTGACCGGGCTAGCCGCCGGTACGCCAATCGTCGCCGGGGGCGGCGATCAAGCCTGCGGCGCCGTCGGCGTCGGCGTTGTCCGCCATGGCATCGCGTCCGTGGCGCTCGGCACTTCCGGTGTCGTCTTTGTCCACGACGACACTTATCAAGCGGATGAAGCGTGCCGACTTCATTCCTTCTGTCACGGCGTGCCAGGCAAATGGCATCGCATGGGTGTTATGCTAGCGGCTGGCGGCTCTTTCCAATGGTGGCGCAATCACTTTGCCCACGAAGAGCTTGAGCAGGCTAAGCGAGAAGGAAAAGACGTCTATGAGATTCTGACAGCCGAAGCAGAAGCTGCACCACTGGGCAGCGAAGGACTGATCTTCCTACCCTACTTATCCGGCGAACGTACACCGCATCCGGACCCTAAAGCACGCGGCGGCTTCATTGGCTTGAACCTACGTCATGGCAAAGCTCATCTAACTCGCGCTATTCTTGAAGGTATTACATTTGGACTGTATGACTCTATGCAGCTAATCAAGGAGTCAGGCATCGAAGTTACGGAGCTGCGAGTCAATGGTGGTGGAGCCAGAAGTCCTTT
This genomic window from Paenibacillus hexagrammi contains:
- the xylB gene encoding xylulokinase: MTYFLGLDLGTSAVKCILVDDTGHVTASHSVEYPLYQPHPGWAEQHPEDWWMATVEGIRALIQKAGIQGNEIAGIGFSGQMHGSVFLDEAQQVIRPALLWCDQRTGEQCEYIENTVGREELGRLTGNKALTGFTAPKIIWLRDQEPEHYERVRHVLLPKDYVRLRLTGEFGMDMADASGTLLLDVAGRKWSETVVDRLGIPMAWLPPLFESGDVAGKLLPEAAALTGLAAGTPIVAGGGDQACGAVGVGVVRHGIASVALGTSGVVFVHDDTYQADEACRLHSFCHGVPGKWHRMGVMLAAGGSFQWWRNHFAHEELEQAKREGKDVYEILTAEAEAAPLGSEGLIFLPYLSGERTPHPDPKARGGFIGLNLRHGKAHLTRAILEGITFGLYDSMQLIKESGIEVTELRVNGGGARSPFWRQMIADIFGIPVVTVNSTDGPAYGAAIMAASGVLQEDITTLCEKWIQVVDRMEPIAENHNRYNSYYQIYRKLYGTLKETFHELSDLVQK